A genome region from Alicyclobacillus acidocaldarius subsp. acidocaldarius DSM 446 includes the following:
- a CDS encoding class I SAM-dependent methyltransferase — translation MGAPPGSRPEGRADGALRHAARGPVRMGETRVGPHFRYDLRAPRLEELDQFIVERPIRDWSVVRWKDVGKPVRVENYASGKRLWEEKHGDTMPVKTSWEMFNRSFHSWFVKDGREAQRAAMRRMLRSVASLRADEIASVFEELQQVTLWNLAHRVTDTIWDPRGKRALFRGLDVKRPRILFLGAAEGYEAMQLYAMYPGGEAVMVDYDAFCRDHRFGDFPEDYPFLGYDPATGSARPWYRSEMKLTYLVEDIRKLPFGREFDIVLSVGLLEHFPDEYKPECIEWHRKFLRPGGYAILTTPRLGWRTKLFYHVMAEAMNYTYRELMTVDQMGLYLYENGFNILRHGWIKTHNGIVAQPR, via the coding sequence ATGGGAGCGCCGCCGGGATCGCGGCCCGAGGGCCGCGCGGACGGGGCACTTCGTCATGCGGCGCGCGGGCCCGTGCGCATGGGAGAGACGCGCGTTGGGCCGCACTTTCGCTACGACCTTCGCGCGCCGCGTCTCGAGGAGCTCGACCAGTTCATCGTCGAGCGCCCGATTCGCGACTGGTCGGTGGTGAGGTGGAAAGATGTCGGCAAGCCGGTCCGCGTCGAGAACTACGCGTCCGGCAAAAGGCTCTGGGAAGAGAAACACGGCGACACGATGCCGGTGAAGACGAGCTGGGAGATGTTCAACCGGTCGTTTCACAGCTGGTTCGTGAAAGATGGACGGGAGGCGCAGCGGGCCGCCATGCGCCGCATGCTGAGGAGCGTCGCTTCGCTTCGGGCGGACGAGATCGCCTCGGTCTTTGAGGAACTTCAGCAGGTCACGCTCTGGAACCTCGCGCACCGGGTCACCGACACCATCTGGGACCCGCGGGGAAAGCGCGCGCTGTTTCGCGGGCTCGATGTGAAGCGTCCCCGCATCCTGTTCCTCGGCGCGGCGGAGGGGTACGAGGCGATGCAGCTGTACGCCATGTATCCCGGTGGCGAGGCTGTCATGGTGGATTACGACGCCTTCTGCCGCGACCATCGCTTCGGGGACTTTCCGGAGGATTACCCGTTTCTCGGGTATGATCCGGCGACGGGATCGGCGCGCCCGTGGTACCGGAGCGAGATGAAACTGACGTACCTGGTCGAGGACATCCGCAAGCTTCCGTTCGGGCGCGAGTTCGACATCGTGCTGAGCGTGGGGCTTTTGGAGCACTTTCCGGACGAGTACAAACCTGAATGCATCGAATGGCACCGGAAGTTTCTGCGGCCGGGCGGCTACGCCATCCTGACCACGCCGAGGCTGGGGTGGAGGACCAAGCTCTTCTACCACGTGATGGCGGAAGCGATGAACTACACCTATCGCGAACTGATGACCGTCGACCAAATGGGGCTGTACCTTTATGAAAACGGATTCAACATTCTTCGCCATGGCTGGATCAAGACGCACAACGGCATCGTGGCGCAGCCGCGCTGA
- a CDS encoding Maf family protein: protein MRIILASGSPRRRELLSMLGVPFSVQPSQADETIPPGARPADAVVALARRKAEAVWARLDEGERRDAAVVAADTVVAIDGDILGKPQDADQALAMLKRLRGRTHLVYTGVCVRTASAEEAAFAETQVRMRPRDDAWLRRYVATGEPMDKAGAYAIQGYGSLLVDSIAGDYYNVVGLPLGLLDEMFGRLGLPLTALGPSV, encoded by the coding sequence ATGCGCATCATTCTGGCGTCGGGATCGCCGAGAAGGCGAGAGCTTTTGAGCATGCTCGGCGTGCCCTTTTCCGTGCAGCCAAGCCAGGCCGACGAGACGATTCCACCCGGCGCACGGCCCGCTGACGCCGTTGTGGCGCTTGCGCGCCGCAAGGCCGAGGCCGTGTGGGCGCGCCTCGACGAGGGCGAGAGGCGGGACGCCGCCGTCGTGGCGGCGGACACCGTCGTCGCCATCGACGGAGACATCCTGGGCAAGCCGCAAGACGCCGATCAAGCCCTCGCCATGCTCAAACGCCTCCGCGGGCGCACGCACCTCGTGTACACGGGCGTGTGCGTTCGCACGGCTTCCGCCGAAGAAGCCGCGTTCGCCGAGACACAGGTACGCATGCGGCCTCGGGACGACGCGTGGTTGCGGCGATACGTGGCCACGGGCGAGCCGATGGACAAGGCGGGCGCCTACGCCATCCAGGGGTACGGGAGCCTGCTCGTGGACTCCATCGCGGGCGACTACTACAACGTCGTCGGCCTGCCGCTCGGGCTGTTGGACGAGATGTTCGGCCGATTGGGTCTGCCGCTGACCGCACTCGGGCCTTCTGTCTGA
- a CDS encoding SWIM zinc finger family protein: MHRASGWRKALRELTSPFGWQDVLPEYVFDRGVEYAETGRVVSWSLQDGVIHAVVHGAADYRVFLHVEDVEKSRCSCPYGGPCKHMVAVALRVARETRLDGIRGGQPLDLDACLGSIGDGELPGYVADVMASRPDVSLLVRASRFVHTAPTRWADEASLSRLHQEARALLLAADRIAQGDAAIPFDSDAPPPVTVTYTGAGWESARRLIQTFADALAGATPAALAPYAVYDFRRLVARFGDDVPDDDELHHRALLRSLGAPLATAVKRLSGLGEAAIDAWRAWSLAKLSEATCAEDVLVALAALQGGWLDTRHLRAACERVTALDDFPRPPGLRGCVPHVPWIPLPLATLIEENWREMIAFALQMGDLAAADEIARMRPVLDREADMRLAQAAMDAEDWGIAESSLKRIAGTRPSADVWAMLADVMDCQGKSDGATSCLREAFLCDPTGDRRDRWLARVPDEIRHDAVIQCANLLLNQRHLAAACGLLLHQGRLADAWRALEVGIQGAEMWSPGPGLERVMTEFAAQDAGRLVRLVARVALEAIDLRGRDAYRRACRWLVVLRAGLMDAGRGAAWDEVRAAVEAESRRLPALRDELRASGLLA, from the coding sequence GTGCACAGAGCCTCGGGGTGGCGCAAGGCGCTGAGAGAGCTCACGTCACCTTTTGGGTGGCAGGACGTTCTCCCGGAGTACGTCTTTGATCGCGGTGTGGAATACGCGGAAACCGGGCGCGTGGTCTCCTGGTCGCTGCAAGACGGCGTCATTCACGCCGTCGTGCACGGCGCGGCAGATTATCGCGTCTTTTTGCATGTCGAAGATGTCGAGAAGAGCCGTTGTTCGTGCCCGTACGGCGGGCCGTGCAAACACATGGTCGCGGTCGCGCTGCGCGTCGCGCGCGAGACGCGGCTCGACGGGATCCGAGGAGGCCAACCGCTCGATCTCGACGCGTGCCTCGGCTCCATCGGAGACGGTGAATTGCCGGGCTATGTCGCCGACGTCATGGCGTCGCGCCCCGATGTCTCGCTGCTCGTTCGCGCCTCGCGCTTCGTGCATACGGCGCCCACCCGTTGGGCGGACGAAGCGTCGCTCTCCCGTCTTCACCAGGAGGCGCGAGCGCTGCTTCTCGCCGCCGACCGAATCGCGCAAGGCGATGCCGCCATCCCCTTCGACAGCGACGCGCCGCCTCCCGTCACCGTCACGTACACCGGCGCGGGCTGGGAGAGCGCACGCAGGCTGATTCAAACCTTCGCGGACGCTCTCGCGGGCGCAACGCCCGCGGCGCTCGCGCCCTATGCGGTCTACGATTTCCGCCGGCTCGTGGCGCGCTTCGGCGACGATGTGCCGGACGATGACGAGCTTCACCACAGGGCGCTCCTCCGCTCGCTCGGCGCCCCACTCGCGACGGCGGTCAAGCGGCTTTCCGGCCTCGGCGAGGCGGCGATAGACGCGTGGCGCGCGTGGTCCCTCGCCAAGCTCTCCGAAGCGACCTGTGCCGAAGATGTACTCGTCGCGCTCGCCGCGCTGCAGGGCGGGTGGTTGGACACGCGCCATCTGCGCGCGGCCTGCGAACGGGTGACCGCGCTCGACGATTTCCCCCGTCCGCCCGGCCTTCGAGGCTGCGTTCCGCACGTGCCCTGGATTCCGCTGCCGCTGGCCACGCTCATCGAGGAGAACTGGCGCGAGATGATCGCGTTTGCGCTCCAGATGGGCGATCTCGCCGCGGCGGACGAGATCGCGCGCATGCGGCCAGTGTTGGACCGCGAGGCGGACATGCGTCTGGCGCAGGCCGCCATGGACGCTGAGGACTGGGGGATTGCGGAATCGAGCCTAAAGCGGATCGCAGGGACGCGGCCGTCGGCCGACGTGTGGGCGATGCTCGCGGACGTGATGGATTGCCAGGGCAAGTCGGATGGCGCCACGTCGTGCCTGCGCGAAGCGTTCCTGTGCGATCCGACGGGCGACAGGCGCGATCGCTGGCTCGCGCGCGTGCCGGACGAGATTCGCCATGATGCGGTCATCCAGTGCGCGAACCTGCTGCTGAACCAGCGACACCTCGCCGCTGCATGCGGCTTGCTGCTTCATCAGGGACGCTTGGCGGACGCTTGGCGCGCGCTGGAGGTGGGGATTCAGGGCGCGGAGATGTGGTCGCCGGGGCCAGGTTTGGAGCGCGTGATGACTGAGTTCGCCGCGCAAGACGCCGGGAGGCTGGTTCGGCTCGTGGCGCGGGTCGCCCTCGAAGCCATCGACCTTCGAGGCCGGGACGCGTATCGGCGGGCGTGCCGGTGGCTTGTGGTGCTGCGCGCAGGTCTGATGGACGCTGGGCGCGGGGCGGCCTGGGACGAGGTGCGGGCGGCGGTCGAAGCCGAAAGCCGGCGCCTCCCCGCGCTTCGCGACGAATTGCGCGCATCGGGACTCCTGGCGTAA
- a CDS encoding trans-sulfuration enzyme family protein — protein MKIESKLAQIGNRQDPGTGAVSAPIYHSTTYAHPALGQSTGFDYTRTLNPTRKILEDAIADLEGGVRGFAFSSGMAAVHAVFSLFSPGDHVIVSSDLYGGTYRVLEHIFRPLGIEATYVHTGHLEEVEAAARDTTRALFIETPTNPTMQITDIAAASLFARRRGWLTIVDNTFMTPYFQRPIELGADIVVHSATKFLGGHNDVLAGLVVAKSDEIAERLYFVQNSIGAVLGPQDAWLLMRGMKTLAIRMERCAMNASAIAAWLDARDDIVKVYYPGLDTHPGKSICSKQASGFGGMVSFEVLDARMVPFILEHLKLVTFAESLGGVETLITYPSRQTHADIPEEIREKVGVTDRLLRLSVGIEHIGDLIDDLSQALDHAAEQVLSRRR, from the coding sequence TTGAAGATCGAATCGAAGCTGGCCCAGATTGGGAATCGCCAGGATCCCGGGACCGGAGCCGTGTCTGCTCCAATTTACCACTCGACGACATACGCTCATCCGGCGCTCGGCCAGAGCACTGGATTCGATTACACGCGGACGCTCAATCCGACCCGCAAGATTCTCGAGGACGCCATCGCGGATCTCGAAGGCGGCGTTCGCGGATTCGCGTTTTCCTCCGGCATGGCCGCGGTCCACGCCGTCTTTTCCCTGTTTTCCCCGGGCGATCACGTCATCGTCTCGAGCGATCTGTACGGCGGCACGTATCGGGTGCTCGAGCACATCTTTCGCCCGCTTGGCATCGAGGCCACCTATGTGCACACGGGCCACCTCGAGGAGGTGGAGGCCGCCGCGCGGGACACCACGCGCGCGTTGTTCATCGAAACGCCCACCAATCCGACCATGCAAATCACCGACATCGCGGCGGCAAGCCTCTTCGCAAGGAGGCGCGGCTGGCTCACCATCGTGGACAACACGTTCATGACGCCGTACTTCCAGCGGCCCATTGAGTTGGGCGCGGACATCGTGGTTCACTCGGCCACGAAGTTTCTGGGCGGACACAACGACGTGCTCGCCGGCCTCGTGGTGGCGAAATCGGACGAGATCGCCGAGCGGCTGTACTTCGTCCAGAACTCCATCGGGGCCGTGCTCGGACCGCAGGACGCGTGGCTCCTCATGCGGGGCATGAAGACGCTCGCCATACGCATGGAGCGGTGCGCGATGAACGCGAGCGCCATCGCAGCGTGGCTCGACGCGCGCGACGACATCGTGAAGGTTTACTATCCCGGCCTCGATACGCATCCGGGGAAGTCCATCTGCTCGAAGCAGGCGTCTGGCTTCGGGGGCATGGTGTCGTTCGAGGTGCTGGACGCGCGGATGGTGCCGTTCATCCTCGAGCATTTGAAGCTCGTCACGTTCGCGGAGAGTCTCGGCGGCGTCGAGACGCTCATCACCTATCCCTCCCGGCAGACCCACGCCGACATTCCGGAGGAGATCCGAGAGAAGGTGGGCGTCACGGACAGGCTGCTGCGGCTGTCGGTGGGCATCGAGCATATTGGGGATCTCATCGACGATCTGAGCCAAGCGCTCGATCACGCCGCGGAGCAGGTGCTCTCCCGCAGGCGGTGA
- a CDS encoding long-chain fatty acid--CoA ligase → MFTRHFAYWPKRVPRTLTVPRTPIHDNLAVSARRYPDKAAIYYYGRQISFRELHAEVEALAGYLQQALGVKRGDRVALYMQNSPQFVVAYYAILRADAVVVPLNPMLVANELPFYFEDSGARVAVVGQELVDRVRPLVETGAIDKAIVACYRDALPPEPAHRVPDVVAAPAVPLDHPALVPWSQALTSGLAPRPSEVSADDLAVIPYTSGTTGVPKGCMHTHRTVQANIVCAAVWNGVTPDGVALSTLPFFHVTGMEHSMNAPIYCGNTFAILTRWDRETAAELIEKLRVTHWTNIATMVVDFLANPRIESYDLSSLMVVGGGGAALPKAVGERLKALTGLDYVEGYGLSETIAQTHTNPPDRAKLQCAGIPLFDVDARIVDPETLAELGPGEEGEILVCGPQVFLGYWNRPEENEKAFVEIDGKRFFRTGDLGRYDEEGYFFIVDRIKRMINASGFKVWPTEVESILYKHPAVEQACVVGVPDPRRGETVKAFIILKQDQRGAVTAEDIIAWAHEQMAAYKCPREIEFVDSLPMSGSGKILWRVLQEEERKKRQVASP, encoded by the coding sequence ATGTTCACGCGCCACTTTGCGTATTGGCCGAAACGTGTTCCAAGGACGCTGACGGTGCCCCGCACGCCCATTCACGACAACCTCGCCGTGTCCGCGCGCCGATACCCGGACAAGGCGGCCATCTACTACTACGGGCGACAGATCTCGTTTCGGGAGCTTCACGCTGAGGTCGAGGCGCTCGCCGGTTATCTCCAACAGGCCCTCGGCGTGAAGCGGGGCGATCGCGTCGCGCTCTACATGCAGAATTCGCCACAGTTCGTCGTGGCCTATTACGCCATTCTGCGCGCGGACGCCGTCGTCGTGCCCCTGAACCCGATGCTCGTGGCGAACGAGCTCCCCTTCTACTTCGAGGACTCCGGCGCGCGCGTCGCCGTGGTCGGCCAGGAGCTGGTCGATCGCGTCCGGCCGCTCGTGGAAACCGGCGCCATCGACAAGGCCATTGTCGCCTGTTACCGCGACGCCCTGCCGCCCGAGCCGGCGCACCGCGTGCCAGACGTGGTCGCGGCGCCCGCCGTGCCCCTCGATCACCCTGCGCTGGTGCCGTGGTCGCAAGCGCTTACATCCGGGCTTGCCCCGCGGCCGAGCGAGGTGTCCGCGGACGATCTCGCCGTCATCCCCTACACGTCCGGCACCACTGGCGTGCCGAAGGGCTGCATGCACACGCATCGCACTGTCCAGGCCAACATCGTCTGCGCCGCCGTCTGGAACGGCGTGACGCCGGACGGCGTGGCGCTTTCAACCCTGCCCTTCTTCCACGTCACCGGCATGGAGCACAGCATGAACGCGCCCATCTACTGCGGCAACACGTTCGCGATTCTCACGCGCTGGGACCGCGAGACGGCCGCGGAGCTCATCGAAAAGCTGCGCGTGACTCACTGGACCAACATCGCCACCATGGTCGTGGACTTCCTCGCCAATCCGCGCATCGAGTCGTACGACCTGTCCTCCCTGATGGTGGTGGGCGGCGGAGGCGCCGCGCTGCCGAAGGCGGTGGGCGAGCGGCTCAAGGCGCTCACCGGCCTCGACTACGTCGAGGGCTACGGACTGTCCGAGACCATCGCGCAGACCCACACCAACCCGCCGGATCGCGCCAAGCTCCAGTGCGCCGGCATTCCGCTCTTCGACGTGGATGCTCGCATTGTGGATCCTGAGACGCTCGCGGAGCTCGGCCCGGGCGAGGAAGGCGAGATTCTCGTCTGCGGCCCGCAGGTCTTCCTCGGCTATTGGAACCGGCCGGAGGAAAACGAGAAGGCGTTTGTCGAGATCGACGGCAAGCGGTTTTTCCGCACGGGCGATCTCGGCCGCTACGACGAAGAAGGGTACTTCTTCATCGTGGATCGCATTAAGCGGATGATCAACGCGTCTGGATTTAAGGTGTGGCCGACCGAGGTAGAGTCCATCCTCTACAAGCATCCGGCGGTGGAGCAGGCGTGCGTCGTCGGCGTCCCCGATCCGCGCCGCGGCGAGACCGTCAAGGCGTTCATCATCCTCAAGCAAGATCAGAGGGGCGCAGTCACCGCGGAGGACATCATCGCCTGGGCCCACGAGCAGATGGCGGCGTACAAGTGCCCGCGGGAGATCGAGTTTGTCGACAGCTTGCCGATGTCCGGCAGCGGCAAGATCCTCTGGCGCGTGCTGCAGGAGGAGGAGCGCAAGAAGCGGCAGGTCGCATCGCCCTGA
- a CDS encoding alpha-ketoacid dehydrogenase subunit beta — translation MPKWTMIEAIRDALAIALRDDPRVLVFGEDVGKNGGVFRATDGLQAEFGEARVADTPLAEKAIVGTAVGLAMAGMKPVAEIQFLGFAYEAMDQIAAQLARIRFRTQGRFTAPAVIRAPYGGGVRTPELHSDSLEALFAHTPGLVVVTPSRPYDAKGLLLSAIRSPDPVVFLEPIRLYRAFREEVPEGDYQVPLGRAAVRREGSDVTLVAWGPTVPVAESAAAQVASRGISCEVLDLRTLAPLDRSALKASVEKTGRAVIVHEAVRYAGLGAEIAASIMDLAFYHLRAPIERVAGLDTPYPPPALEDAWLPSVTRVVEAIERVMED, via the coding sequence ATGCCCAAGTGGACGATGATCGAGGCCATTCGGGATGCGCTGGCCATCGCCCTTCGCGACGATCCGCGCGTTCTCGTCTTCGGCGAGGACGTAGGGAAAAACGGCGGTGTCTTCCGCGCCACGGACGGGCTGCAGGCCGAATTCGGCGAAGCGCGCGTCGCCGACACGCCGCTCGCGGAGAAGGCCATCGTCGGAACGGCCGTGGGCCTCGCCATGGCGGGCATGAAGCCCGTCGCCGAGATCCAGTTTCTCGGCTTTGCCTACGAGGCGATGGATCAGATCGCCGCGCAGCTCGCGCGCATCCGCTTCCGCACGCAGGGACGGTTCACGGCCCCCGCGGTCATTCGTGCCCCATACGGAGGTGGCGTGCGCACGCCGGAGCTGCACTCGGACAGCCTGGAGGCGCTCTTTGCCCACACGCCGGGGCTCGTCGTCGTGACGCCTAGCCGTCCGTACGACGCCAAGGGGCTTTTGCTCAGCGCCATCCGTTCGCCCGATCCCGTCGTCTTCCTGGAACCCATCAGGCTCTATCGCGCCTTCCGGGAAGAGGTGCCTGAGGGAGACTACCAGGTGCCGCTCGGCCGGGCGGCCGTCCGCCGCGAGGGCTCGGACGTCACGCTCGTCGCCTGGGGGCCCACCGTGCCGGTGGCGGAATCGGCGGCAGCCCAGGTGGCATCCCGGGGGATTTCGTGCGAGGTTCTGGATCTGCGCACGCTCGCGCCGCTCGACCGATCCGCCCTCAAAGCGTCCGTGGAGAAGACGGGCCGCGCCGTCATCGTCCACGAGGCGGTGCGGTATGCCGGGCTCGGCGCCGAGATCGCCGCCTCCATCATGGACCTGGCGTTTTACCACCTGCGGGCGCCCATCGAGCGGGTGGCCGGGCTCGACACGCCCTACCCGCCGCCCGCGCTCGAGGACGCCTGGCTCCCGAGCGTGACGCGCGTCGTCGAGGCCATCGAGCGCGTCATGGAAGATTGA
- the pdhA gene encoding pyruvate dehydrogenase (acetyl-transferring) E1 component subunit alpha, which translates to MQVYRFTGDTKPDQVLNEAGEMVGELPENAADLALEWYPFMIFCRKFDERAQLLQRQGRLGTYAPFRGQEAAQIASFAVLRPSDWVFPTYRELAGMMYHGLEPVHALLKSRGHPDAGRMPEEIHMAPPQIAIAAQILHAVGAGWACKLQEKDDIAVAYFGDGATSEGDFHEGMNFASVMRLPVVFFCQNNQYAISVPVHRQMASPTIAQKAIAYGMEGLRVDGNDAFAVYQAMCYAVERARRGDGPTLIEAVTYRLGPHTTADDPGRYRDAVDVERWAAAKDPLVRLRLWLTRQGLWDDERQAACEEEAEARVRQAVADMEAYPHKSLEEAARHVYAEVPEALALHLAKRGKEAR; encoded by the coding sequence GTGCAGGTTTACCGGTTCACGGGCGACACAAAACCGGATCAGGTGCTGAATGAGGCGGGCGAGATGGTGGGCGAGTTGCCCGAGAACGCGGCCGATCTCGCCCTCGAGTGGTACCCTTTCATGATCTTCTGCCGAAAATTCGACGAGCGCGCGCAACTCCTGCAGCGGCAGGGGCGGCTCGGAACCTACGCGCCGTTTCGCGGCCAGGAGGCGGCGCAGATCGCCAGTTTTGCCGTGCTTCGTCCGAGCGATTGGGTGTTTCCCACGTACCGCGAGCTCGCCGGCATGATGTACCACGGGCTGGAACCTGTGCACGCCCTGCTCAAGAGCCGCGGACATCCGGACGCAGGCCGCATGCCGGAAGAGATCCACATGGCGCCTCCTCAGATCGCCATCGCGGCGCAGATTTTACACGCGGTGGGCGCGGGCTGGGCGTGCAAGTTGCAGGAGAAGGACGACATCGCCGTGGCGTATTTCGGTGACGGTGCGACGTCCGAGGGAGATTTTCACGAGGGCATGAACTTCGCTTCCGTCATGCGCCTGCCCGTCGTGTTCTTCTGCCAGAACAACCAGTACGCCATCAGCGTGCCCGTGCATCGGCAGATGGCGTCGCCGACCATCGCGCAAAAGGCCATCGCGTACGGCATGGAGGGCCTCAGGGTCGACGGGAACGACGCCTTCGCCGTGTATCAGGCGATGTGCTACGCCGTCGAGCGGGCGCGCCGTGGGGACGGCCCGACGCTCATCGAGGCGGTCACGTATCGCCTGGGTCCGCACACGACCGCGGACGATCCCGGAAGGTATCGGGACGCCGTGGATGTGGAGCGATGGGCGGCGGCCAAAGACCCGCTCGTGAGGCTCAGGCTCTGGCTTACGCGACAGGGACTCTGGGACGATGAGCGGCAAGCCGCGTGTGAAGAGGAGGCCGAAGCGCGCGTGCGCCAGGCGGTGGCCGACATGGAAGCGTACCCGCATAAGTCCCTCGAGGAGGCCGCGCGCCACGTGTACGCCGAGGTCCCGGAGGCACTCGCGCTTCATCTCGCCAAACGCGGAAAGGAGGCGCGCTGA
- a CDS encoding alpha-hydroxy-acid oxidizing protein — MNIGNEAQFQIYQMRLTGQYGGDPLCISMEDWVARAREVLSPEAFWYLAGGSGRGETMRANEEAFAKWRIVPRVFRDVSVRDLSIELFGERLPYPVLLAPIGVQSILHADGEVAAVRGAAKVGLPYIVSSASTMPLETIAEKAPGATLWFQLYWSRDRDVAQSFVRRAEAAGCKALVVTLDTPMMAWRERDLERAYLPFLLGEGLGNYLSDPAFRAKLRRPPEEDPASAILLWTQIFGHPGLTCDDLDWLRETTDLPLLLKGILHPDDAEEAFRRGADGIIVSNHGGRQVDGAVPSLDALVAIRERVGREKVVLMDGGVRRGSDVVKALALGANAVLVGRLYAYGLAVDGERGVETVLRYLLADFDLTMALSGHRSLSTLDVRALARA, encoded by the coding sequence ATGAACATCGGCAACGAAGCGCAGTTTCAGATTTATCAGATGCGGCTCACCGGCCAATATGGCGGCGATCCGCTCTGCATCTCGATGGAGGACTGGGTCGCGCGAGCGCGGGAGGTGTTATCGCCAGAGGCGTTCTGGTATCTCGCGGGCGGATCGGGGCGGGGCGAGACGATGCGGGCAAACGAGGAGGCGTTCGCCAAGTGGCGGATTGTGCCCCGCGTGTTCCGCGACGTGTCGGTTCGAGACCTGTCCATCGAGCTTTTCGGCGAGCGGCTGCCTTATCCCGTGCTCCTCGCGCCCATCGGCGTGCAGTCCATCCTGCACGCCGATGGGGAGGTGGCGGCGGTGCGGGGCGCCGCGAAGGTGGGACTTCCGTACATCGTGAGTTCGGCATCGACCATGCCACTTGAGACCATCGCCGAAAAGGCGCCCGGCGCGACACTCTGGTTCCAGCTCTACTGGTCGAGGGATCGAGATGTTGCCCAGAGCTTCGTGCGCCGCGCCGAGGCCGCCGGCTGCAAGGCGCTCGTCGTCACGCTCGACACACCCATGATGGCCTGGCGGGAGCGGGATCTTGAGCGCGCGTACTTGCCTTTTTTGCTCGGCGAAGGACTCGGGAACTATCTCTCGGATCCGGCGTTTCGCGCGAAGCTGCGCCGGCCTCCCGAGGAAGATCCGGCGAGCGCCATCCTCCTCTGGACGCAAATTTTCGGCCACCCGGGCCTCACGTGTGACGATCTCGACTGGCTGCGGGAGACGACAGATCTTCCGCTCCTCCTGAAGGGGATTCTCCATCCCGACGACGCCGAGGAGGCGTTTCGCCGCGGAGCGGACGGCATCATCGTTTCGAACCACGGCGGCCGGCAGGTGGACGGGGCCGTCCCATCGCTGGACGCGCTGGTCGCCATACGGGAACGCGTCGGCCGCGAGAAGGTGGTCCTCATGGACGGCGGTGTGCGGCGCGGCTCCGACGTGGTGAAGGCGCTTGCGCTCGGTGCGAACGCCGTGCTGGTGGGCCGACTGTATGCCTACGGCCTCGCGGTCGACGGCGAGCGCGGTGTGGAGACCGTGCTGCGGTATCTCCTCGCGGACTTCGATCTCACGATGGCCCTGTCTGGACACCGTTCGCTTTCGACGCTCGACGTACGCGCACTCGCCCGCGCGTAG